The following coding sequences lie in one Sinorhizobium fredii USDA 257 genomic window:
- the ung gene encoding uracil-DNA glycosylase, with amino-acid sequence MDATIRLEESWKAVLTPEFRHGYMAELKRFLVDEKQQGRQIFPRGSEYFRALDLTPLDKVRVVILGQDPYHGDGQAHGLCFSVRPGVRTPPSLVNIYKELRDDLGISPARHGFLESWARQGVLLLNSVLTVERGRAASHQGKGWERFTDAVIRAVNEQAQPVVFMLWGSYAQKKAAFVDRSRHLVLTAPHPSPLSAHSGFLGCKHFSKANAFLQSKGLDPIDWRLPDDPPLAVDRQIAAPC; translated from the coding sequence ATGGATGCGACGATCAGGCTGGAGGAGAGCTGGAAGGCCGTGCTGACGCCGGAATTCCGGCATGGCTACATGGCCGAGCTCAAGCGCTTTCTTGTGGACGAGAAGCAGCAGGGCCGGCAGATCTTTCCGAGAGGCAGCGAGTATTTCCGGGCGCTTGACCTGACGCCGCTCGACAAGGTCCGCGTCGTCATCCTTGGCCAGGATCCCTATCATGGCGACGGCCAGGCGCACGGGCTTTGCTTCAGCGTACGGCCGGGTGTGCGCACCCCGCCGTCGCTCGTCAACATCTACAAGGAGCTTCGCGACGACCTCGGCATTTCACCGGCCCGTCACGGTTTCCTCGAAAGCTGGGCGCGTCAGGGTGTGCTGCTGTTGAACAGCGTGCTGACGGTGGAGCGGGGCCGGGCCGCCTCGCACCAGGGCAAGGGCTGGGAACGCTTTACCGACGCGGTCATCCGCGCCGTCAACGAGCAGGCGCAGCCGGTCGTCTTCATGCTTTGGGGCTCCTACGCGCAGAAGAAAGCTGCCTTCGTCGATCGCTCCCGGCACCTGGTGCTGACTGCGCCGCATCCGTCGCCGCTCTCGGCGCATTCCGGCTTCCTCGGCTGCAAGCATTTTTCGAAAGCCAATGCCTTCCTGCAGTCGAAGGGGCTCGATCCGATCGACTGGCGGCTGCCGGACGACCCTCCTCTCGCCGTCGATCGGCAGATTGCGGCGCCCTGCTGA